Proteins from a genomic interval of Odontesthes bonariensis isolate fOdoBon6 chromosome 7, fOdoBon6.hap1, whole genome shotgun sequence:
- the LOC142384601 gene encoding charged multivesicular body protein 4b-like, with protein MSLFVNFLCGGEKVRKTACDQEIDKLTEIEELLVKKKEFLRKKIDQELLTAKKNSIKNRRVALQALRRKKWCEKHLKHIDCAFRAMRSAHEHIETFNKVTDLIKDIPKEEDVTSDMSDDLFSSVNQEVEFDEDELLAELERLEKSLDQSFFEVDGTDDRVHFSTVSPSHPAKTEEEEVEDDLEYLLRWANESL; from the exons ATGTCCTTGTTTGTTAATTTTTTATGCGGCGGGGAAAAGGTGAGAAAGACGGCCTGCGACCAAGAGATCGATAAGCTTACAGAGATTGAAGAGTTGCtggtgaaaaagaaagaatttttGAGGAAAAAGATTGACCAGGAACTCTTGACTGCCAAGAAAAACAGCATAAAAAACAGAAGAG TGGCTCTGCAGGCGCTGAGAAGAAAGAAGTGGTGCGAGAAACATCTGAAGCACATTGACTGTGCTTTTAGGGCCATGAGATCTGCTCACGAACACAT CGAAACCTTCAACAAAGTGACTGACCTGATCAAGGACATCCCCAAAGAAGAGGACGTGACTTCAGACATGTCGGACGACCTCTTCTCGTCTGTAAACCAGGAAGTGGAGTTTGATGAG GATGAGCTGCTGGCAGAGCTGGAGAGGTTGGAGAAGAGTTTGGACCAGAGCTTCTTTGAGGTGGACGGAACGGATGACAGAGTCCATTTTTCCACAGTATCACCCTCCCATCCTG ccaagacagaggaggaggaggttgaAGATGACTTGGAGTATCTTCTACGTTGGGCAAACGAATCCTTGTAA
- the cdk10 gene encoding cyclin-dependent kinase 10, protein MDTVGEDESDTIKLKSIKDKKTFTVPQNDRFGSCRSVREFEKLNRIGEGTYGIVYRARDTKSDEIVALKKVRMDKEKDGIPISSLREITLLLRLRHLNIVELKEVVVGSHLQSLFLVMSYCEQDLASLLENMQTPFSEAQVKCIILQLLRGLEYLHHNFIIHRDLKVSNLLMTDKGCVKIADFGLARLYGVPQPPMTPRVVTLWYRAPELLLGTKTQTTALDMWAVGCILAELLAHRPLLPGTSEIQQVDLIVQLLGTPNENIWPGFSQLPLIGQYSLRKQPYNNLKNKFTWLSDAGHRLLNLLFMYNPQRRATAKDCLESSYFKEKPLPCEPELMPTFPHHRNKRAALPAESHSKRSKV, encoded by the exons atggacACCGTCGGGGAAGACGAATCGGACACTATAAAGCTAAAATCCATCAAGGACAAAAAAACTTTCACAGTGCCTCAAAATGACAGG TTCGGGAGCTGCAGAAGTGTCAGAGAGTTTGAGAAACTCAACCGAATAGGAGAAGGAACTTACGGCATTGTGT ACCGAGCCCGTGACACCAAATCAGATGAGATCGTAGCGCTGAAGAAGGTCCGCATGGACAAAGAGAAAGATG GGATCCCCATCAGCAGCCTCAGAGAGATCACGCTGCTCTTAAGGCTGAGACATCTCAACATCGTGGAGCTCAAAGAGGTGGTTGTAGGCAGCCATCTGCAGAG TTTGTTTCTGGTGATGAGTTACTGTGAACAGGACCTGGCCAGTCTGCTGGAAAACATGCAGACGCCGTTCTCTGAGGCTCAG GTTAAGTGTATCATCCTTCAGCTGCTGAGAGGTTTGGAATATCTCCACCACAACTTCATCATTCACAG GGACCTGAAGGTGTCTAATCTGCTGATGACGGACAAAGGCTGCGTTAAGATCG CTGATTTTGGGTTGGCCAGGTTGTACGGAGTCCCCCAGCCACCCATGACCCCCAGAGTGGTCACACTGTG GTACAGGGCTCCAGAGCTCCTCCTGGGGACAAAAACGCAGACTACAGCTCTCGACATGTG GGCCGTGGGCTGCatcctggctgagctgctggcCCACAGACCTCTGCTTCCTGGAACCTCAGAGATCCAGCAGGTCGACCTGATCGTGCAGCTGCTTGGCACTCCCAATGAGAACATCTGGCCG GGTTTCTCTCAGCTCCCCCTGATTGGTCAGTACAGCCTGAGGAAGCAGCCGTACAACAACCTGAAGAACAAGTTCACCTGGCTGTCTGATGCTGGACACAGACTGCTCAACCTGCTCTTCATGTACAACCCACAGCGCAG AGCGACTGCTAAAGATTGTCTGGAGAGTTCCTACTTCAAAGAGAAACCTCTAC CGTGTGAACCAGAGCTGATGCCAACGTTCCCCCACCACCGCAACAAGCGTGCCGCTCTTCCTGCTGAGAGCCACTCCAAGAGGAGCAAAGtttga